One stretch of Pandoraea oxalativorans DNA includes these proteins:
- a CDS encoding RNA polymerase sigma factor: protein MMQFEHDSGFARLLLPMLPKLWTFALRLTGDRHDAEDLVQRACVRALERADAQLRPDSAPLNWLYSIVHSLWLNELRARNVRNRGGVAWDDALLENIADSVSGLPDEHVGHRQIVDAVERLPAPQRVALLLVAVEGFSYREAAQILDVPVATVMGRLSAARQRLGVQFDVTPRRRGTAAIGETPT, encoded by the coding sequence ATGATGCAGTTCGAGCACGATTCGGGGTTTGCGCGGCTGCTGCTCCCCATGCTGCCGAAGCTGTGGACGTTCGCGTTGCGGCTCACCGGCGACCGTCACGACGCCGAAGACCTCGTGCAGCGCGCCTGTGTGCGCGCACTGGAGCGTGCCGACGCCCAGTTGCGCCCCGATAGTGCACCGCTGAACTGGCTCTATTCCATCGTCCATTCCCTGTGGCTCAACGAACTGCGGGCGCGTAACGTGCGCAATCGCGGCGGTGTCGCGTGGGACGACGCATTGCTCGAGAACATTGCCGATTCCGTGTCGGGATTGCCGGACGAGCATGTCGGGCACCGCCAGATCGTCGATGCCGTCGAGCGTCTGCCCGCGCCGCAACGCGTGGCGCTGCTGCTGGTCGCCGTCGAAGGCTTCAGCTATCGCGAAGCGGCGCAGATTCTGGACGTACCGGTTGCCACTGTCATGGGTCGCTTGTCGGCTGCACGTCAGCGGCTGGGCGTGCAGTTCGACGTGACGCCGCGTCGTCGCGGCACTGCCGCCATTGGCGAAACGCCGACTTGA
- a CDS encoding beta-1,3-glucanase family protein — MVCPVLQGQLQSAWYAKGPYNAYAKFWHDHSIDRKAYGFSYDDVADQSSTLVSPTPEHVVLGIGF; from the coding sequence ATGGTGTGTCCGGTTTTACAGGGTCAACTCCAGTCGGCCTGGTACGCCAAGGGCCCATACAACGCTTACGCGAAGTTCTGGCACGACCACAGCATCGACCGCAAGGCTTACGGCTTCTCGTACGACGACGTCGCGGACCAGAGTTCCACCCTGGTTTCACCGACGCCTGAGCACGTCGTTCTGGGAATCGGCTTCTGA
- a CDS encoding IS3 family transposase (programmed frameshift) — protein MEVLTGPERRRRWTAEQKLSMVRESFEPGKSVSMVARHYGVNPNQLFHWRKLYQDGSLSAVKAGEEVVPASELADALKQIRELQRMLGKKTMENEILREAVEYSRGKKMDSALALAAGGRPVKLVCEVLGVSRSNVSARLSRPATWRDGRQSRPTDDETVVEEIRRVVGDLPSYGYRRVWGTLRNERVAVGLAPFNAKRIYRIMRTHGLLTQRRPIAPRAHRRHDGKVAVARSNQRWCSDGFEFRCDNGEPLRVTFALDCCDREAMSWAATTAGHSGDIVRDVMLAAVENRFGNEVHTPSEIEWLSDNGSGYTADDTRRFAMNIGLKPLTTPVCSPQSNGMAESFVKTMKRDYVAFMPKPDAATAAHNLAIAFEHYNEKHPHSALKYRSPREFRRSMDSATLV, from the exons ATGGAAGTGTTGACGGGCCCAGAGCGCCGGCGTCGCTGGACGGCGGAGCAGAAACTGTCGATGGTTCGCGAGAGTTTCGAACCGGGAAAATCGGTTTCAATGGTCGCGCGCCATTACGGCGTGAACCCGAACCAGCTATTCCACTGGCGCAAGCTGTACCAGGACGGTAGCCTGTCAGCGGTCAAGGCTGGCGAAGAAGTGGTTCCGGCATCGGAGTTGGCTGATGCGCTCAAGCAGATTCGCGAGCTGCAACGGATGCTCGGCAAAAAAACAATGGAGAACGAGATTCTCCGGGAAGCAGTTGAATACAGCCGAG GCAAAAAAATGGATAGCGCACTCGCCCTTGCTGCCGGAGGACGGCCAGTGAAACTGGTCTGTGAAGTTCTCGGCGTGTCGCGCTCGAACGTATCGGCACGACTGTCGCGTCCGGCGACGTGGCGCGATGGCCGGCAATCAAGGCCGACCGACGACGAAACTGTAGTCGAGGAAATCCGCCGTGTCGTCGGCGATTTGCCCAGCTATGGCTACCGGCGGGTTTGGGGCACGTTGCGCAACGAGCGCGTTGCAGTTGGACTGGCGCCGTTCAATGCCAAGCGCATTTATCGCATCATGCGAACGCATGGGCTGCTGACGCAGCGCCGACCGATTGCGCCGCGAGCCCACCGTCGACATGATGGCAAAGTGGCCGTCGCGCGCAGCAATCAGCGATGGTGCTCGGACGGCTTCGAGTTCCGCTGCGACAACGGCGAGCCGCTGCGTGTGACGTTTGCGCTGGATTGCTGCGACCGAGAAGCGATGAGCTGGGCGGCGACGACAGCAGGCCACAGCGGCGACATTGTGCGCGACGTGATGCTGGCCGCAGTGGAAAATCGGTTCGGCAACGAGGTGCATACGCCGTCCGAAATCGAGTGGCTGAGCGACAATGGTTCGGGCTATACGGCTGACGATACGCGCCGGTTTGCGATGAACATCGGACTAAAGCCATTGACCACGCCCGTGTGCAGTCCGCAAAGTAACGGCATGGCCGAGAGCTTCGTGAAAACGATGAAGCGCGACTACGTCGCCTTCATGCCGAAGCCGGATGCTGCAACCGCTGCTCACAATCTGGCCATTGCATTTGAGCATTACAACGAGAAGCACCCCCATAGCGCGCTGAAATACCGCTCGCCTCGCGAGTTCCGGCGCTCGATGGATTCAGCAACCTTAGTGTGA